The sequence agggttttctttcttattttgtttttccctttaaaaataaaacaaaataagtggtgacttcaaaacttttcaaaaataaaaagtgagtcgcACCATTTACGAAGTCCAAAAATACGAAGTCAACATgtactttttgtttaattcCTCTTCTATGTAATGTCAATATTATTGATTGTAAATGGATATACATCAAttataccaaatttattttatggcCAAGGGATTTTATCAATCTTTTGGCATCGACTGTagaaaaactttcaaatttgTGGTTGAAGTAACAACTATTTATACTAAGTTGGATTTGGCTCTATCTTGAAATTGGCACATTTTTCAACTCAATTCTCGTTATAACTTCTTGAATGGTTTAGTTGGCGAAGATGGTTATATAACTCAACCTCAAGGATTTGTTCATCCATAATTTCTAGACCATGGATACAAATTGCAAAAGGTTCCTTATGGCCTCAAGCATGCTCCTTGGGCCTAGTTTTAGTGTCTCCATGAAACTTACTTCGTTAAGGTTTTACCAACTCCACATTGATTCctccatgtttatttttttgcaacTTTGATCATATCACTTTCTCACTGCTTTATATGGACAATATCATCCTCAAAGGTGATTCAATTCCATTTCTTCTATCTTTGATTGCTTATCTTCATAGGAACTTCCCTTGAAAGATTGGGCCATTAAGCTATTTCATAGGGTTACATGCTACTAGAAATGACAACACCTTGCATCTCATCCAATCCAAATGTATTACTAACCTATTGTTGCGCACAAAAATGCATGAAGCTAAAACTTGCCCCACTCCAATTATTTATGGGAAACAACCTTGCATTACTAATGAGGATTCGATGATTGATTCAACTCTGTAACAAAGTATAGTTAGTGTTCTCCAATACCTCACTCTTGTCCAACATCACATCTATAGTTAATAAGACTTATCAATTCATGCACAAGCCCACCACATTACACTAAGGGAGTGTAAAGGATTTTTTTGATATCATAAAGGAATTGTCACACATGGAATGACATTAACAAGGTTAAGTTTTCTCAATCTTACAACTTGTATTAATGCGGATTAGACTAGTAATTTAGATGACAAAAAGTTCATCCATGGGTATGTGATTTATCTTGGTTCAAACCTCATTTTCTAAAAGACAAACAACAAATAGCGGTTGTTCGACCTAACACAAAGTCTAAATACAGAGTAATTACATTATTGTTACTAAGTTAACGTGGATTCAATTTATCTTAAAAGATATTGGATTCACATAACACTCTCCATTAGTATTGTGGTGTGCTTGGAGCCATATTTCTAGTTGCTTATCCAATTTTATGATACGAATGATTGATCCCacctcttattttattttaaaagaattctaGCAACTTCAAATTCATAACACCATAATTAGTATTTGATGTTTCTTAACTAGGCTCTTTGTACTGCTTGCAAGTTGCAACACTAAccatgaaaaatgagaaaaatctaATGGAAATTAATATAAGACATGAGATGAGTTTTAGGTGagagattattattattttctttggatCTCCTATGCCCTGGTGGAGCCAGCATGTGCCAAAAGGAGGTACATGCCACACTTGAAAAACCAAACTACtaggaaaaaagaaaggtttAACATTAAACCATATTTATAtttgggaaacttgtgttttgatgggaCAATTTGGGAAATATATGGTTTTCGGAACCCAACTTTATGAAATCTGAAAACCAGCTTTTAATGtgaaaagttatatatttttcatacacTTTGAGTCAACTGCATATTTTGTGCCGAGATTGCCCTCGAGTCTAgtgattttccaaaattatcatttttgttctttttttttcctcctgtACCCACCATCCGCTTCTCCTTCCCTCCCCAGTGAAACTGGTCGGCACTTTGCCGGCGTCATCACCGGCCGCAACTCACACCTCTCTCCGGTTGGCAATATCCCCATCTCTCTCTttcatttctctctttttctctctttttctctctttcattctCATTCGACATcaccaagaaagagaaagagggaAGGGAAATGGAGAGAGGGGGAGGTTTTCGGCCAGTGAGAGCTGTGAGTGACGGCCGGTGATGAAGTTGACAAAGCGTCGATCAGAGGCGACAACAGGTGATGGCGATGGTGGAGAACCAAGGTTGGAGGGAAGAAGGTGCGACTGAGTTCCACCGTTAACCTCTACCCAGAGGTGAGCTCACCCTCGTCGACATCCCTCTCGCCCTTCCTCAACGTCTCTCCCTACGCTGGTGCTTCCGCCGTCAATGATTGCGAGAATTGCCCTACGACGGCGGcgacaacaacaataacaacaacgCGCATGATCAGCATGTGCCCTAGTTCTCCACCATCGCCACCGCCACTACTACCAGCGACCCACTACTCTTGTTGTCTTTCATCGATAGCAAAACCAGACGGCACTTTGTCGGCTTCATCACCGGTCGTCGCTCATAGCTCTTTCCCGTCAACAACCTCCtctttccattttccttccctctttctctctcttggtGATGTCgaaagagaatgaaagagagagaaagagggaaggAAAAAGGAGAGAGTGAGAGATTGCCGACTGGAGAGAGGTATGAGTGGCGGCCGGTGATGATGCAAGCAAAACGCCAACCAATTTTACTGGGAAGAGAGGGAAAGGCAGATGGTGGGtacgaaaggaaaaaaaaaacaaaaaggataattttggaaaatcacTAGACCCAAGGCAATCTTGGCACAAAATATGTAGTTGGCTCAAAGTACATGAAAAGTATATAATTTTCCGCATTAAAAGCTGGTTTTCAGATTTCATAAAGTTGGTTtccaaaaaccatatatttcccAAATGGGCCCATCAAAAAACAAGTTTCCCTTTATATTTTGATACCACATTGCcctcaaatcaattttttctaCTTTGTCCCCCTATCCTACATTTTTGGCTCCTTCAATACtctataattatttgattttaattatttgttttttaatataacattATAAAATAGGGTAACAAATTATGAGTTGTTTGGCAGAGTTTTTAAatatagttttctatttttaaaaatggaaaataatatttaaaaatttataacactgtttggttattgttctctattttttagtttttaaaaacaaagtgaaatagaaaataacttttagagaataagtaaaagttgttttcactaatttttaaaaacaataaaaatatacatagactttattatttctcttctacatagaattattatttttcaagtttttttgttagacaaattaactttaaattaaacaaaatttaatacgTTGGATTTGTTAATAagtctattatttttaaaaaataatttaaaacttaaataataaactcattaataccataaatttatgaatataataaaatatcatttttctaacatataataaaataatatattttctactaaaaatgtaatttatgattttattgtaatattactatttatgttttactaaaaactatatattttttaatttatttataattacaaaattattttcattttacttcaattaaatttaattaattaatattatataaattgaatttaaaatgtttttacaaaatcaaaacaatgtttttttaaatatatatatatatatatatatatatatatatatatatatatatatgtccaaacaagatttttgttttttatttttaaaatccttttataaaaataacataccaaatatccttaattttataaagcattaaaaaactttttttgactctttaacttaaaaaataaaaaaaaaagtttctaaaaaaaagcataagaaatcatgataaaaaaataataataataattaaagtacTTTTTtgacatatattaaaattgtttttatcttatagaattttttttcaatacaataaaaaaattatttcataataaaaaaaatctttaactcatatataattgtagattttatttttatttttaaataagacttaatttaaatttgattttatattattataaattaattttataaaataaaagtaatacatcatctttaaaaacaatacaaattattttattcaaacaaacttcttgttttaaaaaacgattttttaaaatatcttgtcaagcattttaattttttttaaattttaaaagaattattttttattttctatttttaaaaataaatttttaaaaacgcCGTCAAACAAACTCATATGctttaataatatttacatttgtTAAAGATTTCTaagaattttaattctcacCTTTTATATGGTTGGGGATGAGGAAAAAACAGATGAGAATTGAGCAAGGAATGGAGGTGGATGGTGCTCGCTTCTTGCTTGAGACTCAAGCGTAGAGTTAAAAAATCACAAGGAGAGCAAAACGAAGTTTCTCCTTCAAAGCATCCATTTTTGAACTTGGAGGACCACATCGTAATTATCATCAgaaatgttatttaatttttattttttttaaatcaagtaAAAGATGAGGAATTGGTCAATAATTGACAGAGTCAACAGTCAATTTTGACCTTGTGCAGCAAGGAAAGAGAGAGCACGTAGCAACTGGCAAGTGCATCTCCGGTGTGGAAGTGGGCCAACTGGCCACTTGTCTGCAAGGGAATTcgctttcctttctttttatttaattacttgaatttaaaattaataaaaagagtCGGACCCACCACCCAcctttaagaaattttatttttcgtAATCAAGGATgagttttctcatatttttaaaaaacccgTTTTATAAGCTAAAGATAACTTAATTGATTCGACCTTGGATTTGCTTCCCATGATCATCAGTTCGAGGTCCCTCAGGGCCCATTAGTCAAGGTGAGGGCCCGGACATTCatgattatcaaatataaaaaaaaaaaaaaaaaaaaacccattttgtTATCTtcaaatgaagataaaataaaaagtatccttaaaattaatgtaattcaatataataatatttttaattaaattaatttataacatGATTATTAAAAGGATTCAACATATcttcttaataattatttttagttaatgaaacataaatatttttaattctaagttttattttcatttcatattcaatgaaatttttaattctaattttaatttcatgtaATTTCTTATTCATTATCTCACAAAGTTTATAAGCAATCACATTGCAATCATTTGTGAAAATGACGGGACTTATGACCATCACAATCAATCATTCACTAAACTTCTTAAATCTTAAATCTGGGACGATATTTgcttttttttaacttaattataaataaaatttaaaattaaatagtgtttaatagtATCAAGCCAATAGtttgattttataatggtttgattttataatattttatttttagtaagtattaaaaaataaaaactaacattttatttttttatttaaaaaaaatcaaatattttaattctttttctcttccataaaaaattataataaattatgaaaaataaaaaaaaataaatcatttaaaaacaaattgttttcaaacaaaaaattaaaaaaaaaaaaaaaaaccaaacacccTCTCTTGGCTTCTTTACCATTTCCATTGCAGTAAACCAAGACTACCTTTTGCTTGGAATGATTGGAccaaatacaaaagaaaaaataaatttaaaattaataaattattttttatcttattttaaattcatttacttatttgaccttttcatttaaaaatgaaataattttttaaaaaatataaaaaatttagctaattttatttatattaaattttatttgatatttttcatattataatcaaatatgaggaaattatatttctttagtattatttttttcttttcttaaacaTTGTTTGGGATAGCTTCCCAATTTTGGCTTCATTTGGAAGCCAAAAGTGAAGTCAAAGTCACAATTTTTAGATGataatataaagaattttttatataagctTAATTAAAGCTTTTACAACTAGcaatattttcctaattttcattttattccattattaattaaattatttatttatttttaaaatttattcacaCTCATGTTATAGACTAAGTAAAAACTTGCCTATGCGAgaatattaaagttttattattggatttttgttatttactttttttatttgaatgtttcatttgaatagaatttttattaattctaaaggaaaaaaaaatgaggtccTCTTAAAATTCTCACTCTAGAGTGGTGTGAAGTCTATGCAAGAGGATCATACTAATTCCTCTTCAAGTTTGGATTTAGTGTCCCATGAAACTCTACTTCATTGTGGTTTTATTGGCTCTACTACTAATTCctccatatttattttttacaacttCAATCATATCATTATTTTACTAGTTTATATGGATGTCATCATCCTCATTGTGATTTCATTCCACCACTTCTCTCTTTGATTACTTATCTTCATAAGAATTTCACCTTGAAAGATTAAGGCCACTAGGCTATTTCTTTAAGTTAGAAGCCACTAGAAATGACACCACCTTGAAATTTATCCAATctaatatattaatgatttaTTCTTGTATAACCTTATCCCCACTATCATTGTCTTTGGGAAATAATTTTCCATTAGTGATGGGGATCCTATACTTGATTTGACACTATATTGAAGTTCAGTTGGTGCTCTCTAATACCTTACTCTTGCTTGATCCAACTTATCTTCTATAAGCCAATGTTATTAtctttataaaaacaaataatgagGAAAGGATAAAAAATCATAACGATCCATATGGTTgttgtttttgtattttgttattttttgttatttttgcattgtattatgattcttttgtttaaaagttaaaattcaaactttatatTAGAATTAAATTTGATCTAATTGTAATgtactaaaaatttaatttgtatatttcatatatataatttatctttaCTTTTCCTCTATCTTCACTAGTAATATACATgtaaatttataaaactaaGGATGAGATAGTAGACAAGTATGTTAGTCTAATGGTTGAATGTGATATATCATACATATACATATGAAACTTTTCAAAGGTTAAGCATTAAATAGATTAGATTGAAAGGGAGAATTTCAAACTGCTGTACCAAACCCACGAACTCCATCAATTTCCATCCGTCCATGCTATCCAGATTTAAGACCACAGAAAACCGGTCACATTGTGCTACTGTTAACAATCAATTTCCATGGGTCCATATCAACCCATTCTTTTTCCTTGAAATCACCTCTCAATTTGCTGAGACATGTTGcattaacattattaaatgTGATTTAGATTGTCCACTTATAATATTATCGATATGTGACATCTCATAttgaatatgagaaaaaaaattttattctatataaatatgaacttCTTTTAATCCTGTAAACGACTTTTAAAGTCGTTAAATTTTTTGGACTTAAAACggacaatatttatatgattgtaAGGTAATTGTTACACTCTATCTAATATCCCTTTCGCTTATAAATGTTTGGGgtttttaagcttaaaaaacCCTTTACGGATATTAATTCTGGCTTAAGACTGAAGCATCAAGTTAAAAACGTCGCAAGGAAAGCAAAACGAAGCTTCTCCCCCAAAGCATCCATTTTTGAATTCGGACGTCTCGGAAGTAttgttatttaaataaaattaagaataataataataataataaaaaaaaccacaagTAAAAGGCGAGGAATTAATCAGTAGATTGACGGGTCAACGTTTGACCCTTGTGCAgcaaggaaagagagagagcaTGTAGCAAGTGGAACTGTGGAAGTGGTCACTTGTCTgcaaatacaataatatttagCCGCTGTGATTCTCTTTCCTGtcactttatttaattatttgaatttaatatcaataaaaaaaatgaaaataaaaaagtcagACCCGCCCAATATtgagaaattttaatttcactttatttaattatttgaatttaatatcaataaaaaaaatgaaaataaaaaagtcagACCCGCCCAATAttgagaaattttaattttcaaaacgaAGGATGGCATACTCTTTAATAAACccattcttttttctaaaaatgaaaataggatgaaaatatccttaaaaattattataattgttttaaaacatatttatacctacaaatatttataaataatataaaaataaatcatcaatttttgtttcatatCATAAGAAATATCTATTAATTTAATCGATCTTTTGATCCTATATTAAAAAGTGTTTCACTTTATAAAGGATATCAATttaatcttataattttataaaacatgttaagaatattataattcagAAGTGTTTGTAATATCCTATTAgagttatataaatatatacttattttaattatataaagtaGTTTTAAAACGGATTGAGTGTGATTCGttacaaaattttattgaaaattttaattctgaTTTTAATTGTTTGCATCCCCTTTTTTAAATTCTAACGGTTCTGATTCATTAACTCATTAAAGTTAATAAACATGCCATTAATTCAATGACACGTGTCTCCAGGGGAACGACTAAACCATGTGCTTTAAGTTCACGTATGATATGATATTACATTGCAACCATTTATTAACAAAACGACACTGATGACCAGCGCCAACCAATCATTTACCGAACACCCCGACTCTTGCAACAGACGACCTTTCCTTAGGAAAGATTTGCggtaattgaaaataaaattaaaattaataaatcatttttatataatattttattttaattctttgatataaaaaataatttaaatatagataaggttttaactaattttatttgatattttttaatacctttTTCAGACCTTAATTTGaagtaatattttaattttggttttacttgaacaaaaactcaaattaaaatcataatttttattaaaattgaaagtattttatgtataaatttaaataaatttttttttgaaataatatttttttgacaaagtatatgaaactattttttaagttatgaactctttaaataaaattaattatacggacctaaaagttattattaaacttaaaaaatgttttgactTCTCAACAATGGAATGAAGTAAGGATTTAGTTATACTCTTTGGAAAGATTCAAAAATAACTTAAGCAGTGGGATTGCTTTGGATAGTGTAAATAGAtgacaaaatctaaaatattttggaaaattttggggTGATTTTATTATAGGATACACCCTTAactccatgaaaaatttggggTGATTTTTTGTGGTGTAACAGATGCCATGGTGtgtctgatttttctttttaaatagttgaaaaatcaaaataaaaaccggtaaaaagttaaataaaggATTTCAATggattttagaataattatttctttatttacaaaaaaaattaaatgcaaagtaatcatatttaatatatgataaaattgtAAGTTGTTCgaaggaatgaaaaaagaaatggtaagggaaatattttttggaaggcaaatataaaataaaataaaatataattaaaattttagatattttaaaattatttaatctttataaaaataaaacatttaaaactaatttaataattttgaattttctttttctctactttcttttcctttaattttccataaaatttttaACGAAATATAATCTTAATACTTTCAATAATTTCTTAAGAACTTATTAAAAAAGTTGTTAAcgtactttaaaaaattattttattttaaataaatttaaaaagaaaaattgaatttaaaatttgtcaaacttagtttttaaaattaaaaatccattttttaaatttaaaacaaattaaaaaattttaatttcgtATTTCAAGTCAAAAAAGAGGTAATTgaaattactaaataaaaaggGTGAGGCAAATATTGAAATGAACccctttctttttatattttccataccCATAAATAGAAATACGAGAAGGTTGGACCCTTGACCTGGACTTGTAAAAGTACAAGGACGATTTGTAAAATGCTTTGGCCTTGAAAATCTGTAATGGTCATAGACCTACCATGTATGACCATGGCTTTCCAAGATGGAAGGTCGGGAATCGGGATACATGAATTTTATCACACTTCTCTTCTGTTCCAAAAAGACAACAGCTTTTGAGATATGGTTGGCGGCTCATTCTAGAAAACACCACGTAATTGGGCTGACCAGCCTCCGGTGGTAGACTGGCTTCTGTCCATACTCATTTTACCAAACtaccctttttttgtttttaatttctttcttcgCCATTTaacattgatttaatttttggtaaagtctcaattcttcaaataaaataatacaaaatgagACACAccgtaatttattttaaatcataagagGGAAGTCTAATCCTTAAATTTGAACGTTACATCATGAATGAGATAGGGGTGGGGGATTTGATTTGAATAGTGAATAGTCGAATGGATTCGTGGGCAGCCTCGGAGGGCGTGGCGTAACGCACCCACCTTCCCTCTTTTTCTAGAAGCAAGAAAATACCACGTGGGGCAAGTCAGGAGTTTCCGCGTGTAACGTTCAACGCGTCGACCTGTGTGAACACCGCCCTCTCTCGCCTCTagaaacctaaaaaataaaacaaaataaaatccaaaaccGCCATCAGACATTTCGGCCCCGCATGCTCTCTTTCTTCTCATCTTCTTTCTCCGTGCATCTCCATCCTAGAagagttattaaaataatattgtatatCTCTATTCAACCATCTCCAAATCTTCGGCCTATAAATACTTCCCAAATAGACAGAAAGAGAAAGGGAGTTCTGATTTGTGAATAGATTGAGATATGCAAGAGGGTATGACTCTGAACCTATCTCCAGCCTACAACCGCCATTCATCCAAGGATTTTGCGGAAACTGCTGATAACATTACCCAGGCTTTTGGCGCTATGGATGTCGGCTCCTTTGATTTTAGCCAAAACCTCCAGGTAATCGTTTCTGAAGACAACAATGGGGAGGCACTCCTTGAAGAGAACTCAAAGGATCATGGTTTAGTGGAGATCTCACAGCCGCACAATGAGGCTGAAGAAGATGGGAAagaggaagaggaggaagaagaagaagaagaagacaatgaTGACGTGGAATTCTCTTTTGTTCGCGCAGATCCTGATTCGTCCCCCATTTCTGCTGACGATATCTTCTTTAACGGCCAGATTCGGCCAATGTTTCCATTATTCAACAGAGATCTCCTCTTCGCCGACAGTCACGAGGGAGACTCCGAGGCTTCGGGCAAAGCCTCGCCTCTTCGGCCTCCGTTGAGGAAGCTATTCGTGGAAAAAAGTGAACATCCTTCGTCTTCCTCCTCGTCAGAGTCCGATGAACTTGAGGGGGTAGCCCCCGGAACCTACTGTGCCTGGTCGGAAAAGGCGGTAGAGGCGTCACCTGGGGCGTGTAAGAAGAG is a genomic window of Vitis riparia cultivar Riparia Gloire de Montpellier isolate 1030 chromosome 1, EGFV_Vit.rip_1.0, whole genome shotgun sequence containing:
- the LOC117915968 gene encoding uncharacterized protein LOC117915968, which translates into the protein MQEGMTLNLSPAYNRGAMDVGSFDFSQNLQVIVSEDNNGEALLEENSKDHGLVEISQPHNEAEEDGKEEEEEEEEEEDNDDVEFSFVRADPDSSPISADDIFFNGQIRPMFPLFNRDLLFADSHEGDSEASGKASPLRPPLRKLFVEKSEHPSSSSSSESDELEGVAPGTYCAWSEKAVEASPGACKKSNSTGFSKLWRFRDLVLRSNSDGKDAFVFLDPSAAKAKTVQTDEKVDRAKKIEKTEVSVEKRNSGDGKVGGGKVKGKGVKGEKRVSAHESLYIKNRALREGGRRKSYLPYRQDLVGFFTNVNGLSRNVHPF